In Populus nigra chromosome 1, ddPopNigr1.1, whole genome shotgun sequence, one genomic interval encodes:
- the LOC133702098 gene encoding clathrin heavy chain 1-like: MAAANAPITMKEALTLPSLGINPQFINFTHVTMESEKYICIRETAPQNSVVIVDMSMPAQPLRRPITADSALMNPNSRILALKAQLPGTTQDHLQIFNIEMKAKVKSHQMPEQVVFWKWSSANMLALVTQTSVYHWSIEGDSEPVKMFDRTANLQGNQIINYRCDPSEKWLVLIGIAQGPPERPQLVKGNMQLFSVDQQRSQALEAHAASFAAFKVAGNDNASILISFASRSFNAGQLTSKLHVIELGAVPGKPSFTKKQADLFFPPDFADDFPVSMQISQKYGLIYVITKQGLLFVYDLETASAVYRNRISPDPIFLTTDASSVGGFYAVNRRGQVLLATVNEATLVPFVSGQLNNLELAVNLAKRGNLPGAENLVVQRFQELFSQAKYKEAAELAAESPQGILRTPDTVAKFQSVPVQAGQTPPLLQYFGTLLTRGKLNAFESLELSRLVVNQNKKNLLENWLAEDKLECTEELGDLVKTVDNDLALKIYIKARATPKVVAAFAERREFDKILIYSKQVGYNPDYLFLLQTILRTDPQAAVNFALMMSQMEGGCPVDYNTITDLFLQRNLIREATAFLLDVLKPNLPEHGFLQTKVLEINLVTFPNVADAILANGMFSHYDRPRIGQLCEKAGLYIRALQHYTELPDIKRVIVNTHVIERQALVEFFGTLSREWALECMKDLLLVNLRGNLQIIVQTAKEYCEQLGVDACIKLFEQFKSYEGLYFFLGSYLSSSEDPEIHFKYIEAAAKTGQIKEVERVTRESNFYDPEKTKNFLMEAKLPDARPLINVCDRFGFVPDLTHYLYVNNMLRYIEGYVQKVNPGNAPLVVGQLLDDECAEDFIKGLILSVRSLLPVEPLVEECEKRNRLRLLTQFLEHLVSEGSQDVHVHNALGKIIIDSGDNPEHFLTTNPYYDSRVVGKYCEKRDPTLAVVAYRRGQCDDELINVTNKNSLFKLQARYVVERMDGDLWEKVLSPDNEYRRQLIDQVVSTALPESKSPDQVSATVKAFMTADLPHELIELLEKIVLQNSAFSGNFNLQNLLILTAIKADPSRVMDYINRLDNFDGPAIGEVAVEAQLYEEAFAIFKKFNLNFSAVNVLLDNIRSIDRAVEFAFRVEEEAVWSQVAKAQLREGLVSEAIESFIRADDATQFLEVIKAAEDADVYHDLVRYLLMVRQKSKEPKVDSELIYAYAKIDQLGEIEEFILMPNVANLQNVGDRLYDEALYEAAKIIFRFISNWAKLAVTHVKLNEFQSAVDAARKANSSKTWKEVCFACVDAEEFRLAQICGLNIIVQVDDLEEVSEYYQNRGCFSELISLMESGLGLERAHMGIFTELGVLYARYRPEKLMEHIKLFSTRLNIPKLIRACDEQQHWKELTYLYIQYDEFDNAATTIMNHSPEAWDHMQFKDVVVKVANVELYYKAVHFYLQEHPDLINDLLNVIALRVDHTRVVDIMRKAGQLRLVKPYMVAVQSNNVSAVNEALNGIYIEEEDYDRLRESIELHDNFDQIGLAQKIEKHELLEMRRVAAYIYKKAGRWKQSIALSKKDNLYKDCMETCSQSGERELSEELLVYFIEQGKKECFAACLFVCYDMIRPDVALELAWMNNMIDFAFPYLLQFIREYTSKVDELIKEKLEALSEVKAKEKEEKDMVAQQNMYAQLLPLALPAPPMPGMGGGFAPPPMGGMGMPPMPPYGMPSMAPY, encoded by the exons ATGGCTGCTGCCAATGCCCCAATCACCATGAAAGAGGCTTTAACG TTGCCAAGCCTCGGGATCAATCCACAGTTCATAAATTTCACCCATGTGACGATGGAATCAGAGAAGTACATCTGCATCAGAGAAACGGCGCCGCAGAACAGTGTGGTTATTGTCGATATGAGCATGCCTGCGCAGCCTCTGAGAAGGCCCATCACGGCCGATTCCGCCTTGATGAATCCTAATTCCCGAATTCTCGCTCTCAAAG cTCAACTCCCGGGAACTACTCAGGATCATTTACAGATATTTAATATCGAAATGAAAGCGAAAGTGAAATCACATCAAATGCCTGAGCAG GTTGTGTTTTGGAAGTGGAGTAGTGCTAACATGCTGGCCTTGGTAACACAGACTTCTGTTTATCACTGGTCAATTGAAG GTGATTCGGAGCCTGTGAAGATGTTTGATAGGACAGCTAATCTGCAAGGTAATCAGATAATCAACTATAGATGTGATCCTTCAGAGAAGTGGTTGGTCCTCATTGGAATTGCTCAAGGTCCTCCAGAG AGGCCACAATTGGTCAAAGGGAATATGCAGCTTTTCTCTGTGGATCAGCAGCGTAGTCAGGCTCTTGAAGCACATGCAGCGTCATTTGCCGCATTTAAA GTTGCAGGAAATGATAATGCTTCAATCCTTATCTCTTTTGCATCAAGGTCATTTAATGCTGGACAACTAACATCAAAGTTGCATGTTATTGAACTTGGTGCTGTGCCAG GCAAACCATCATTTACTAAGAAGCAAGCAGACCTGTTCTTTCCACCAGACTTCGCTGATGATTTTCCTGTGTCAATGCAG ATATCCCAAAAGTATGGCTTAATATATGTGATCACAAAGCAAGGACTTCTATTTGTTTATGACCTAGAGACTGCTAGCGCGGTTTATAGAAACCGAATCAGTCCAGATCCTATATTTTTGACGACTGATGCTTCTTCAGTAGGTGGCTTCTATGCAGTCAATAGGAGAGGACAGGTTTTGCTTGCCACTGTAAATGAAGCAACACTTGTGCCTTTCGTTAGTGGCCAG TTAAACAATCTTGAACTTGCTGTTAATCTTGCAAAAAGAGGAAATCTTCCTGGTGCTGAAAATCTG GTTGTCCAGAGGTTTCAAGAGTTATTTTCTCAGGCAAAGTATAAGGAGGCTGCAGAACTTGCGGCAGAATCTCCACAAGGAATCCTGCGCACTCCTGACACTGTTGCTaaatttcag AGTGTTCCGGTGCAAGCTGGGCAAACACCACCATTGCTGCAGTACTTTGGAACTCTGTTGACTAGAGGAAAACTCAATGCTTTCGAGTCATTGGAATTATCACGCCTTGTTGTAAATCAGAATAAGAAAAATCTTCTTGAGAACTGGTTGGCAGAGGACAAGCTTGAATGCACTGAAGAGCTTGGAGATCTTGTGAAG ACAGTTGATAATGACCTTGCATTGAAGATATATATCAAAGCTAGGGCAACTCCAAAAGTTGTTGCAGCATTTGCTGAGAGGAGGGAGTTTGACAAGATTCTTATATACTCAAAGCAG GTTGGCTATAATCCTGATTATTTGTTCCTTCTCCAAACAATATTGCGGACAGACCCTCAG GCTGCTGTTAATTTTGCTCTAATGATGTCTCAAATGGAGGGAGGTTGCCCAGTCGATTACAACACAATAACTGATCTATTCCTTCAG AGGAATTTGATCCGTGAGGCAACAGCATTTTTGTTGGATGTTCTGAAGCCAAATTTGCCTGAGCATGGATTCCTTCAAACTAAg GTTTTGGAGATCAATCTGGTGACATTTCCAAATGTTGCAGATGCTATATTAGCCAATGGTATGTTTAGTCATTATGATCGCCCACGGATTGGCCAACTCTGTGAAAAAGCTGGGTTGTATATTCGAGCGCTTCAG CACTATACCGAGTTGCCTGATATAAAACGTGTTATTGTGAACACACATGTCATTGAGCGTCAG GCGCTTGTTGAGTTCTTTGGCACTCTTTCTCGAGAATGGGCTCTTGAATGTATGAAAGATCTTCTTCTAGTCAACCTGAGGGGCAACCTTCAGATTATTGTGCAG ACTGCCAAAGAATACTGTGAGCAATTGGGTGTGGATGCATGCATAAAGCTCTTCGAGCAGTTTAAGTCGTATGAAGGACTGTATTTCTTTTTGGGTTCATATTTGAGCTCCAG TGAGGATCCTGAAATCCACTTCAAGTACATTGAAGCGGCTGCAAAAACTGGGCAGATTAAGGAGGTAGAACGTGTGACACGTGAATCTAACTTCTATGATCCTGAAAAGACAAAGAACTTTTTAATGGAAGCCAAACTTCCAGATGCGCGGCCATTGATCAATGTTTGTGATCGTTTTGGATTTGTCCCGGACCTTACCCATTACCTGTACGTAAACAATATGCTTCGCTATATTGAGGGTTATGTTCAAAAG GTCAATCCAGGAAATGCTCCTTTAGTTGTAGGACAACTTCTTGATGATGAATGTGCTGAAGATTTCATTAAAGGCCTTATTCTTTCAGTTCGTTCTCTTCTGCCAGTTGAGCCCTTAGTGGAGGAGTGTGAGAAAag GAATCGTCTCCGCTTGCTCACTCAGTTCTTGGAGCATCTAGTCAGTGAGGGAAGCCAGGATGTGCATGTTCACAATGCTCTTGGTAAAATCATTATCGACAGTGGCGACAATCCAGAGCATTTTCTTACCACCAACCCATATTACGATTCACGTGTTGTTGGTAAATATTGTGAGAAGCGGGATCCCACCCTTGCTGTTGTTGCCTACCGAAGAGGACAGTGTGATGATGAACTAATCAATGTCACAAACAAGAATTCATTGTTCAAACTGCAGGCCAG ATATGTTGTAGAACGGATGGATGGTGATCTCTGGGAGAAAGTCCTTAGTCCTGATAATGAGTATAGACGGCAACTGATTGATCAGGTTGTATCGACTGCTTTGCCTGAAAGCAAGAGTCCTGATCAAGTTTCAGCAACTGTTAAAGCTTTCATGACAGCTGATCTTCCACATGAACTGATCGAACTTCTTGAAAAGATTGTTCTCCAAAATTCTGCTTTCAGTGGAAATTTCAATCTGCAAAACCTGCTCATCTTGACTGCCATCAAGGCTGATCCATCAAGAGTTATGGATTACATTAATAGGCTAGACAACTTTGATGGTCCTGCAATTGGGGAGGTTGCTGTGGAAGCTCAATTGTATgaagaggcatttgccattttCAAGAAGTTCAATCTGAATTTTTCAGCTGTCAATGTCTTGCTGGATAATATTCGCAGCATTGATCGAGCTGTGGAGTTTGCATTCCGGGTGGAAGAAGAAGCTGTCTGGAGCCAAGTGGCCAAGGCCCAACTGCGAGAGGGACTAGTGAGTGAAGCAATTGAGTCATTTATCCGTGCAGACGATGCTACTCAATTTTTGGAAGTCATAAAGGCTGCCGAGGATGCAGATGTATATCATGACTTGGTGAGGTACCTTCTAATGGTGAGGCAAAAGTCCAAGGAGCCCAAGGTGGATAGTGAACTCATTTATGCATATGCTAAAATTGATCAActgggtgaaattgaagagttCATTCTCATGCCTAATGTCGCTAATCTCCAAAATGTTGGAGATCGCTTATATGATGAAGCCCTGTACGAGGCAGCAAAGattatatttagatttattaGTAACTGGGCGAAGTTAGCTGTTACACATGTTAAGCTAAACGAGTTCCAAAGTGCTGTTGATGCAGCTCGAAAAGCAAACAGCTCGAAAACATGGAAAGAAGTCTGCTTTGCTTGTGTTGATGCTGAGGAATTCCGCTTGGCTCAGATATGTGGTCTCAACATCATCGTACAG GTTGATGATTTGGAAGAGGTCAGTGAGTATTACCAGAACAGAGGATGCTTCAGTGAGCTCATCTCTCTAATGGAAAGTGGGCTTGGTTTGGAACGTGCACATATGGGCATCTTCACTGAGTTGGGAGTTTTATATGCAAGATACCGCCCTGAGAAGCTTATGGAGCACATCAAATTGTTCTCAACTCGTCTCAACATCCCCAAGCTTATACGGGCTTGTGATGAACAACAGCACTGGAAGGAACTGACTTATTTATACATCCAATATGATGAATTTGACAATGCTGCTACCACTATAATGAACCATTCTCCAGAAGCTTGGGACCACATGCAATTCAAAGATGTTGTAGTAAAAGTTGCAAATGTTGAGCTCTACTACAAGGCTGTGCACTTTTACTTGCAAGAGCATCCAGACCTAATCAATGATCTTCTTAATGTGATTGCTCTTCGTGTTGACCATACTAGAGTGGTGGACATAATGCGAAAG GCTGGTCAGCTCCGCCTTGTTAAGCCATACATGGTTGCAGTTCAGAGCAACAATGTCTCTGCTGTAAATGAAGCACTGAATGGAATTTACATTGAGGAGGAGGACTATGACAGGCTTCGTGAATCTATTGAGTTGCATGATAACTTTGACCAGATAGGTCTTGCACAGAAG ATTGAGAAACACGAGCTTCTGGAGATGAGACGTGTTGCTGCTTACATATACAAGAAAGCTGGAAGGTGGAAGCAGTCAATTGCTTTGTCAAAGAAAGACAATCTTTACAAAGATTGTATGGAAACTTGTTCACAGTCTGGTGAAAGGGAACTTTCCGAGGAGTTGCTTGTCTATTTCATTGAGCAG GGAAAGAAAGAGTGCTTTGCAGCTTGCCTCTTTGTTTGTTATGATATGATCCGACCAGATGTTGCTCTTGAGCTGGCTTGGATGAACAACATGATTGATTTTGCGTTCCCATATCTCTTGCAG TTCATCCGTGAGTACACAAGCAAAGTAGATGAACTCATCAAGGAAAAACTTGAGGCTCTTAGTGAGGTGAAGGCTAAAGAGAAAGAGGAGAAGGACATGGTTGCTCAGCAG AATATGTATGCACAATTGCTGCCCCTTGCTTTGCCTGCGCCACCAATGCCTGGAATGGGTGGAGGTTTTGCACCACCTCCAATGGGTGGAATGGGAATGCCTCCAATGCCACCTTATGGCATGCCGTCCATGGCCCCCTACTGA